GGGATGACCATCACCTTTACCGGTGAATCATCCCTACTGATGAATGCCTCTCTCCTCCGCACCGTATTCCTCTCATCATCAATGAAAATCCCAAGGTGCTCAAGACCAGAACAAATGGACTTCCGAATGTAGGAGGAGTTCTCTCCAATCCCAGCCGTGAACACGAGTCCATCAAGACCTCCAAGGATAGCGTAGTACGCGCCAATGTACTTCTTGGCTCGGTAAGCAATAATTTCAAGGGTGAGGCGTGCTCTGTGGTTGTGCGGAGCGGCGTCCTCGATGTCCCGAGTATCACTGCTTATTCCCGAAATCCCCAAAACTCCGCTCTTCTTGTTGAGTATTTCCTCAACCTCTTTTGCTGAAAGGCCTTCCTTCTCCATGAGGAAGAAGATGATGGCCGGGTCGATATCCCCACAGCGGGTCCCCATGACAAGACCCTCAAGCGGCGTAAATCCCATGGAGGTGTCGATGGATTTTCCATGGAGAATGGCCGCAAAGCTCACCCCGCTTCCCATATGACAGGTGATGAGCCGAAGTTCCCCAAGCTCTCGTCCCATCATTTTCGCCGCTCTCTCTGCCACATACCGGTGGGAGGTTCCATGGAAACCATACCTTCGGATGCGGTACTTCTCGTAGTACTCGTAGGGAATGGCATAGATGTAGGCGTATTCGGGAAGCGTTCCATGAAAAGCAGTGTCAAAGACCGCTACCTGGGGGACTCCCGGCATGAGTTCCTGACAGGCCTCGATACCGAGAATATTAGGAGGATTGTGGAGGGGGGCAAGATCTGCACAGAGCCGAACAGCCTCAAGCACTTCTTCAGTAATGAGCACGGAACCGGTGAACCTTTCCCCTCCATGGACGACACGGTGTCCCACTGCGTCGATTTCTCGAACGCTCGAGAGAACACTGGCTTTCCCAGAAGTGAGCGCTTTGATGACAAGCTCAAGGGCGACACGGTGATTCGGCACAGCCTGTTCATCGACGAAATCTCCTGAAGCAGAGTGGTGCTCAAGCCGGGATCCAGGAATTCCAATACGCTCCACAATGCCCTTCGCCATAACTTCGTAACGGTTCTCATCCTCCATCCGGAAGAGCTGGTACTTAACGGTTGAACTCCCGCAATTCACTACAAGGATATTCAAGGACACCATCCCCTTTTTGAAAATTTTGAGGATTCAGAACTGGGTTTGGAGAACAGTGACCGCGATTTGGTCCACAATGTCCTCTGCCTTGCACCCCCGAGAAAGGTCGTTTACCGGTTTTGCAAGCCCCTGGAGAATTGGCCCGATAGCCCTTCCCCCCGCAAGGCGCTCGGTGAGCTTGTAGCAGATGTTCCCTGCATCGAGATCCGGGAAAATGAGGACGTTTGCTCTCCCTGCCACAGGGCTTCCTGGAGCCTTTCGCATTCCTACCTCCGGCACCAAAGCTGCGTCCCCCTGGAGTTCCCCATCGATGAGGAGATCCGGGGCAAGATTTCGGGCAATACGGGTTGCTTCGACCACCTTATCCACCCGGGCGTGCTTTGCGCTCCCTTTCGTCGAGAAAGAGAGCATTGCAACCCTTGGTTCCCCCCCTACCAAGAGACGGAAGGTTCGGGAAGTGGTGATAGCGA
The Candidatus Caldatribacterium sp. DNA segment above includes these coding regions:
- a CDS encoding acetate kinase; translated protein: MVSLNILVVNCGSSTVKYQLFRMEDENRYEVMAKGIVERIGIPGSRLEHHSASGDFVDEQAVPNHRVALELVIKALTSGKASVLSSVREIDAVGHRVVHGGERFTGSVLITEEVLEAVRLCADLAPLHNPPNILGIEACQELMPGVPQVAVFDTAFHGTLPEYAYIYAIPYEYYEKYRIRRYGFHGTSHRYVAERAAKMMGRELGELRLITCHMGSGVSFAAILHGKSIDTSMGFTPLEGLVMGTRCGDIDPAIIFFLMEKEGLSAKEVEEILNKKSGVLGISGISSDTRDIEDAAPHNHRARLTLEIIAYRAKKYIGAYYAILGGLDGLVFTAGIGENSSYIRKSICSGLEHLGIFIDDERNTVRRREAFISRDDSPVKVMVIP